Genomic segment of Salvia hispanica cultivar TCC Black 2014 chromosome 2, UniMelb_Shisp_WGS_1.0, whole genome shotgun sequence:
ctaatgtTTATAgcactttaattcaaaatcaagactaaattttcactcttggattttaaaatgagtggatgagattaaagctcgcatatcttaataaatagtagacaaaatatcaacaaaagggtaatatcgtcattatgttatcatatgataattttcgttgatgtttttttatatcaacattgtgtattacaaatatcaacaatatgacattagaatatcaatacaaggacaagaaaatatcaacacatttttattgagattgaacatgcataatattgagattttgcctgtaatatattgagttttttgttgcatttgttgataaaagctgcttatcaacatgtacgaaaattgaaatataatttatcaaatttcatcatccgaacatcgtcggaacatatgcaattgagatctcgttggaatccttattaaattatctttaatttgatatattttttgcgaaaaaataatttaaattgagaggttacgtaaatttaaagactTGAGATAATTTTGAGGAGAGggaaaataattagttataattactacatataggatttgacattaatacctttttaatttaattaataatgatttaaatttaaaatatattacgcttggcattatatcaaccacaagatcttctaatctaatggttaaaaattggtctcaattttggattgctaattagttagcaattgatcacatcccATACGGTGaatatatattgttattattaaaaGGTGCAGATATCTTATATGTGACAGCACTAGATTAATACCATTAATCACTAGGGAATGTAATCAAAtccaaactctaaatattgtacaaactcccaactatgatctggaccgttagaaaatatcaatagatgataaaatagtagccacaaaaaatgtcaacacattgtcaacggttgataTTATGTTGACATATTCTGCtgctactattttgtcatcagttgatattttttaaaaatatatgaatttgcattttatcactatctccctattaatattatactactataccATAAGaggaattattttttactcgATAATGTCTATACAAGTATTTAgtggatatttatttatagtagttATTCGATGCAATAttgtcaataattataatgaaaatcGTTATCTTCTCATATGATTTCAAAAATACCATTTTTGCATCATTCAAATCTTATATTTTAAGTGTATTGATCGAATCTATAAAGATTTGATTCTTCGCTTGAAACATAAATATCCCGCGATCTGTGTGCTTTAATGACCAAATTATCCATGTATTtacatttcatatatttatattgatacTCAAGAGATCATGTACTTTAATGACCAAATTATCTATGAAAACAATATggctaatactccctctgaaAACAATAtcttatgaaaataaaaaaccttCTCAGAAGATGATTCTCattgaaaatcaataaatataatcatatggCTGATACTCTCTTGTCCGCTATTAAAAGTCTCAGTTTATTAGTATATCTGTCGTTAGGAATCTCGATTcacttttttactataaagAAATGGCAGGTAAATCACAACTTCCACTAgtttatcacatttttttattataatattaatattcatgtataaaaatggatctcacatttcactcacgttatattataaaactactatataaaaatgaatctcacgttccattattttattcaatctatttttctttatacttTTTAAACATGTGTCGAAttcaaatgagactcataaTAACGCTGTGTCGAATTCGAATGAGACTCATGATAACGCATGAACGAAGACTTCTAATACCTGATGAAGGAAAACAACATGTTTAAGCATATTAAAAAGATCATGTCATCATAGGTTAATTAATTCAAGAAATTAGGCATCGCCCCACTAATCTATTGGACTAAAACCCAGTCACAATTACAAAACCCCAAATCAATAGAAAACAATAACATCACAATCTGTAAAACCGACAATCCAATTGGATAAACTCGCAAGGTGGGTCACACCCGCGATTGTTTTTGCAGAATCATGCATTAATTTAACATAAAGATTCAATCTTGATGTGGATTAAGCAATAAGAAAACAAGTATGGGTGAAGCAGACAAGCAACGGTGTGATACAAGCAAAGTTTCCAGCCTCGTTTGAATCCACGTCAACATTCATTACAAAAATGGAGACTTTTGTTTAACAACTCTTTATTAGTATTCGTTGAACTgattaaactttatttttcatgcaaACTGCCTCAGGAATCTGCATCAAATTGCATATTCCATGAGTTTTAGGTGTGGGTTTTGGAAGTGGAGCAGTTTTGTTTGAGTTTTTGGATGGGAGATAGTGAGAGCTGCAGCAGCCGGCAATCCGAGTGGTCACCGCTTCAAACCCGAAAAAGGCGGCAGAAAATTGAAGTGTTTCACGAAGTTTTGTGTAGGCTTAGAGAATTGGAAATCGAAGAGGCTGCTGAACCGGGATTTGAAGATGAACTTTGGGCACATTTTAACATGTTTCCTCTTCGgtaatttcttttgttttttggaGTATTAATGAATTGGGTCAATGCTTGTTCTTCTCTGtttttctattaattgttGTTTGTATGAGAGAGTAAACTCGAGCACTTGTTTATGAATGCCCAAGAATTCAAGAAAAGGGAGGTAGAGTAGTACATTTGGTGTGATCAGTAGTAATTAGTTTGAACCTGAAAATAGACAAGTTTGTTCTGTCATGCCTCTTGCTGTGTAATGTGATTCTCTGCCTAAAACAGATTGTAGGATGAATTCTGTGATTTATGCTTAATTAAGTAGGCTGTGGGTAAGAATGCACTCTTTTGCCTTGTGTAACTGGATTTTCATCTCCTGTAGCTATGCTTTGGATTTCAATACTGAACGGGCCGAGGATGCCCTGGTGCACAAGAAATTATTGAGCATGGCGCGTGATCCTCTTACACGGCCAGCTGTTGATGTGCGCCCCGTGCAGGTATATCCTAGAATATGCCGTTATTATATGCAGCTGTAACTTCATTTTTGCCTGCAGGCATGTAATCTAGCTAACAACCTTTCGTACCTAGAAATATTTCATTGTGGCTTGTTGAAAGAacattttggaattttttccTGCTGTTGATATTTGATGGCAGGCAGGGCAATCTCACATATTCTTGAGTTTCTAGTTGATGACATTCACATCTTGCATAAGGGAGAAATTCTTGATAATTTCGAGTTCTCAATCTTtactaaaatactactaatacaGTTTATGATATGAATCTTACTGTTTCGTAGTGTTGATGATATTTATGCTGCCACTAGCTTTGATGCATGCTGTACACCTCAGCCTTGGATATCTTAACTTGCTTTAGTGTATTTTGATTCTACAGTTTTCCTTTCACGTAATCTGCGATCACAATGGAGAACTGAATTTTATAGTTTCTCGATGATGCAGGGTAGGCCCACCTGCGATGGAAATTCAGGCAATACTGTCCATTCAAGCTTCACCAAGGGAGGGAACGCGCTCCTGTCCGATAGGTATTAGAAGTGGGGTCTTTGCCATGTTAAAAAACATCTTAGAACTTCCTTTTACTGGCTTAGTAATATATGATAAAACGGGTATTCATGTATccatatttgtttaaaaatttcaGCGTGCCACCTGTGTTTGGCCCATcagaaaattttgaacttgCCTTCAAAGCAAATGAATCCAATGCCCAAGATGACAATAGTTCTGTGAGTAGGAAATCGTACTTATTGCGGTAATATTCTGAAAGGTTTGAGCCAGATgaactttcttttctttgctGTTAGTGTCTTACTTTGCCCCTAAATCGTTGGGCTTTCATCTAATAGAATGAAGGTCGGTGGACATTCTTTGCTGCTTCTATTTTTGCAGGCCAATGCATGAAATaacaatatcaacaaaagaCAAAGCAAAACTGCTTAGTGGGGTAATAATGCTGATTTacttcacaaaattaaattgttgagTGCTTCCTGAGTTCTTGTGCTCTAGTACACGATCCTCAAGAAGAGGTGGAGTTTTACTGATGCAACGTTGTTAATATTTGTTAAGCATACTATGTTATCTCATCTTTCTCAAGAAGAAGAGGTGGAGGTGAATGAATGTGCTGCAATCCTTAAAAACCGAGCTTCAGACTTACTTGGATATGAAATATACCAACATAGTTCGAGTTTccatttcatctttttttttaatctgtGTATATCTGCAATACAATAGATTCTTGATATTGCATTATGCACTTGGCTATATCTTTTGATGCTTTACCAGCCTAACACAAATGCTCGCTTTTGAACTTAATACTAGTTGATATTGGCTTGCTCTGACTCTTTACTGCTATCGTTTCCTCATATTGGAATATTGGATAATGCATTTGGTTTTTCTCATCCGTGGAGAACACACTACTTGTTTATATCTAAATACATAATGTGATGTCATAAGCTATTGTGTTTGTTTCTTTAGCTTTGTGCACTTAAGTTTGATCATTTTCGAGTTAGTGTGCCtatattattaattccaaCTGATGTATTGATGATAAAAGAAGTCTGTATCTAAATTTTCAGTTAACATCTCTTATGTCTGAGATTGGCTTGAACATCCAAGAAGCTCATGCATTTTGCACGATTGACGGGTATTCACTTGATGTCTTCGTTGTTGGTGGTTGGGAAGAGGTAATTTCTGCTCTTTATAACCGGGGATTACATAATCTATGAAGTTTTAATCTCATGGCTAAAATGTCCTAATTAAATATCGTGCACATCCATGAAACTCCATTTTATGTAACTAGATGATTTCTCTACCCTTACTCTACCTTACATGGTCTGCTGAGATATTGATGATAACCTCAGGGCGCTGATCGTCTCAAAGCCACGCTAGTGAAAGAAATTCCATACATTGAGGTAAAAAGAGAATAACCATGTGATGTCTAGAGAGCATATTTTCTAGTAGTTTATTGTGAACCCAATACTTTGATCTTTTCTGCAGAAACGGTTGGTTAAACACGAGCTTGTATCCCCTGCTGTCGGCCTGGAGCAGATCGGATTTAGTATACAATCATGCCATGTGGAAATTCCTATTGATGGGAGTGATGTCTGGGAAATTGATTCCGATTTGTTGGAGTTTGAGTACAAGATCGCTGCAGGGTCAAACGGAGACATGTGAGTTCTGTCACAATAATTTTCGATAAATTATGTCACCTGGATTGAGCCATCTGAACTCAGAAATAAATGCAGGTACAAAGGTTTGTATCGTAGTCAAGACGTGGCCATCAAATGTTTTAAGACCGACTCCCTAAATAAAGATATGCAACGGGAGTTCTCTCAGGAAGTCTACATATTGAGGTAATATTCTGTGAGAAACTTGTATTTCTacattttccatttctttgattttcagATGTTTTTCTGTGGTTCAGGAAAGTTCGGCACAAAAACGTGGTACAGTTTATTGGTTCATGTACGAGACCTCCACTCTTGTGCATCGTTACTGGTAATATAGCTTGGTTTCTTGATGAAGTTTGCTCCCTGGACTATGTTTTGACTTCATACTTAATGGGTTTTTTCAGAATTCATGTCGGGTGGAAGTGTGTATGATGCGCTGCATAAACAAACGGGTGTTCTCAAGCTTCCAGCCATGTTGAAGGTTGCGATTGACGTCTCTAGGGGAATGTGCTATTTACatgaaaataacataattcaCAGGGACCTGAAGGCTGCCAACCTTTTAATGGACGAAAATGAAGTAAGAAATCACAAGGATATATCTATTTCTGTGTTCCATCACATTATTACAAGTTGTAAAGAAGTTATCCCGTGCAGGTGGTTAAGATTGCTGATTTTGGTGTTGCTCGAGTACTAGTTCAGTCAGGAGTTATGACTGCAGAAACCGGAACTTATCGCTGGATGGCACCGGAGGTGTgcttatctttatttttagtgGTACATGAGATCGATGGATCCTGTTTCTCTTATCCTGTCGACGTACTTTCTTCTCAGAAAGCCATAACCCATCCAGTAACATGCATTCCTTTCCAGTGGATCATTAGATACTATCTCTtacttgtttttttgttgattggaAGGTTATTGAGCACAAGCCGTATAATCACAAAGCCGACGTTTTCAGCTTTGGCGTTATGTTGTGGGAGCTTCTAACTGGAAAGGTTCCATATGCACAACTTACTCCTTTGCAGGCAGCTGTGGGTGTCGTCCAGAAGGTATGTGTCCATTTAAAAATTCGAACTCTTCAATCCCGTTATCAATTATTCAGCTTTTAAAGCTTGCTTGTGTTTTGATTTACCAACCAATGACAGTACACTTGTTTTTCAATGTTGAATGTTATCAAGAATAATCATCTCATTCTTTGTTCGTCACGAACTACAGGGTCTAAGACCAACAATACCGAGGCACACTCATCCGTTAGTGGTGGAGTTGCTCGAACGGTGTTGGCAGCAAGATCCATCTTTAAGGCCTGAATTTTCTGAAATTATTGAGATCTTGCAAAGCATCAGCAAAAAGGTAGTTCTATCACCCTTTACCCTCTTCCGAGAGCTTGATTACGATGTGCTAAACATGTTATTGTGTACAGATCTTCGAAGAAGAGAGCTACCAAAAAGAGAAATCTGGGAGAGCCATGATGTTTTATATGACAAAAGAAGGGCCTGACGGCTAAGAAAACTTGCTGATCCGTCTATCTTTACTGCAATCCTAAACGGGAAACGCGAAAAAAAGGTCCAAGCTAACAAAGAACCAACCTTTGAGGTAAATCTAACAAAAGTTTGGTTCACAAAACTGCTTCTTTAGAGACAGCACAACTTGTATAGTTATCGTATCCTTTTTCGAGAACCAAGGATCGAGGGTAAATGCGTCTTTTATCGATAAAACGATAATATAATTACCAGTCTATGCATATTATTGGAGGTATATGTTTATATGTTCATGAGATTGATTTCTGGATTTAAGGTACTGTAGTATAGTAACATGTGATTAGATGATTTACGTATCTAacaaaaattttggaaaatcgACAAGGAATATTAATAATAGGCATATGTAATTCCCTAAAAAGATGGCAATGAACAAATTATGGAGTTTACTTTAGAGCCTGAGAcgtaatgaaaaaatagtctaGACTAGCTAAGCATATTTGTTTTACAGCATGATTAGTGTTGCTACAAGGTGGAAGGAAATTATTATTCCAGCATAAcatgattgatttttattctccaatttatacattttatgtttataataCCCAACTTTAAATTGTTCTCTAATCCCACTATTTTTCACTGGTTACCTTCAATTCATATATCCTCTCAAAACTATTTCAatcactatttttatataaaaattattatttctaataattGCTCAagttattatttgagttaaaAAGTTAGACCAACATATGACGGGTGagcaaaaatttatatttatggtttTAGGTTTGGTTTTCATTAAAATgtactagtaatttataaagtattaatagaattttttatattttattttttaataatgggATTGGAAAAATGAATATCAGGTATTCGATAAAATTctctatttattattgaaagTCAGAGTTTTTACAAGCTGCATCAATTGTCAGATAGTATATTTGTAGAAATTAAAACTggtatactaaaatttgaaCCGAGCAATGTTGCcaatacaaaaattttgtactgatttaaaaaaatcaaattgaaatcaaacaaTCCAAGAATATATTCGTATCAGAACAAAGAACCCATTCCAGATATTCAAGTTTGgttttctaaaatatactccatagtatcttgattgatttggctatgtttttgtttgatttttattttatatatttttggtgGGCCTGATTGGTGATGCGTATACACCAATGAATGGGTCTGCTAAATAACGACAAAATCAGTGAATGTTCAATGCCATTCCACATTTCCCTACTCAGTCACCATTTCTTTTAGATGTTGGAGCAGTTGAAGATTTgagaattttatttgttttctaaatATGCAGATGAGATTTTTCGAGTTGGGATCCTCACAGCCGGTGATGTCGTGCATATCTCCATCtttgaataattttacatatttgtattattttttttcattctagtTTGTTTAGAGTATTTATGAAAGCTagtaagtatatattttcaactCCAGTTACTtaagagtatttttttctatctttttcttactttactcatgACGGACCATAGGCTTAAAAGCATTcaataaaactatatttttaatatttttcttttataaaatttttgtatttatccaaatttaacacaaattattatataaagcCTCTAATAATAATCTGAAtcatacaaaaatatactattaaaaatattgtagaaaatatagtttttattGATACTTCATCTGTCTCACAATATGATATGACataggttttaagaaaagtaaagaaaagttggttggataaattagtggaatatgaatctcacttatatatattaattttataagaaaatgtgagtgtaataaGCTGATGAAATATGTGGTCTACTTaacatttatgataaaaatgaaatatgactcttattacAGGATGGATCgaaatagaataatagaaCTCTTACTGTTTGTTgaaaggagtattattttctgcATTCACTCCTAACTTTATTAAACATGCATCAAAATCTGTATCTTtccaaatattcatatttttctctcaCAGTCTCACacatattactataaaaaaattaaaacagaatAACGTGACCTTAAtcgaaatatgaaaataattgtgGTATCATAATACTGTAATGTCTATAGACTATAGTAGAAAGATTGAGATTTACAagtgataaaataatgttgagaTTTACaagtgataaatttattttaacgAGGCAAACTTTGATAGACAACTGTCCTAATTTACCTTCATTCGCGGTGGCGTGGCTCCGTAGCGCCGCCGCAACTCGCTGCGCTgtccactataaatataatatggaGTCAAACACATTAGCACAGCTGGGACTTTTGTCCGAATATAAAATCTTAAATACAGCAACAACATTGTTACACTTACACGTGCAATCATATAGTCGGTATAATGGTTTAAGTGTCGCAATCGTGTTACTCTTTTCAATTTGATTCGTCTACAAATCATACGAAAAAATTTGTATACTCggagaaaatattattggaaaataaatacacaaaaacgAACATAAAtgattctaaattttaaatcgaatggaccaattttatttaatctgattcatttaaattgattttattgcAGGTTATGTTATTTCATCTATCTCATAATAATAGTCCCTCTTAGTATTAGCACGGATTTAAGgattgtaaaaaaaagttgattgaaaaagtcaatataattcacttttttatattaatttaataataaaatgtgagtgaagcgAGTAAATGTAATATGAGAACTACTTACTAAAtggtaaatataaaatgtgctaattattatggaacaaactaaaatgaaaaaaattgcaattatTATGGGACAGTGTCAATATTTCTTTACTAAATTGACCGaatcatatataaaagaatctTAAGATTTTGCTTCACACATTCGCTACACTAAAATAAGAGTATCACATCAGGTCTCCAAAGTCATGAGTTTGCTTATTTTGCATGTTCTTTGCTCCTTTGTctttcttctttaatttttcttcttatctcttctaattatttatctgtcccaatttaaataagtactcaattttcattatttaaggAGATAGCAGCAAATCTAAAACAATAAGATAAGAACAACTGTTGTCTTGTTTTCAAACTAAAAGCatcttttacattatttaatagtagtaattaattagaagTAAACAACTTCTTCAAtgcaaattaaaacaatacaTGCCCGATCCTTTACCTATATATacagatttttaaaaataatttagtattGTACACTTGACTTAGTTGCCTTTACCATATTTGAATATAACTTAATTTTGATGagtatgatttaaattaattattcactCGAAATGTGTCTAAATACGTGTGAAACTTGACTTAGATAATACCGATATCGTATATAGATATGCAGATTAAAACGACTCCATTTTCACTTATTCTTTTCCATTCTTTTATTCTTTGGCATAAGGCATTAATTTACTCATTATCtactcttttactttttgcCAATATGAATACAAGTTCATGTTCATCTAGTGCGATGTATCATGTGATTGTAATAAGGCATAGTTTGGCATTTTGCAGATAAGTGAGAACAAGGGAGTTGTTATTGGTCTTTCTTATCTTCAACTTcaaagtcttttttttttctttatatggatttacggtctactacctccgtcccccaaattttgacacagtttaccatttcggtccgtcccaaattttgacacacttcacttgtaccattttggtagtggactccatattccactaactcattcctactcacattttattataaaactaatattttaaaagtaggactcacatcccaccaactttttcaactcactttccattacatttcttaaaacccgtgccgagtcaaagtatgtcaaaatttggaggacggaggtagtaatttaCTATTcatacattttaaattattttagtgaatTCTTACTTAATTGatctaataaatattttaaattatagtagtacattatcacctaatttttctaaaataattactctcagtctgcgaataggaggctcattttgccatttcgaTCCGTACGAAATCTcggttcatttttactaataaatagatttCCACTGCACGTTCCGTTCCGCTAAAgataattatacatatattcatttcattttaccGTAGAATTGGATTTTATCGCTagcagaaaaaattaaatcattacttaagtttgtgatattatacGTTAAGTTCaaagtttataaaaaaaataaatttttaaatatttttatgatattagatttcaatatccaaaaaaatatcatatacgACAATGTAATACTGGGAGATTTGTCAAATAAGTCAGACTTGCATGCATGTTCCTCATTTACCTTACTTCCGACCAACCTTACTTACCGGTTACCACCTCAGCTAAAAACATTGATGGTAAACATGAATGACATACCAACTTATCTGATGAGCACTTAATATGACcttaaaattgatgaattttttttttttttttggatgaaagGAACACATAgataaaaatggcaaaagacAGAGAGAAAACAAGTAGCGCTAATATTCATAATGTTGGCAGCcaaaaagattaaaaagaattaaaaaaattcattatgatGTAACATATTCCTTTAGACTATCATAGTATTTTTCATGTAATATCTTACCGCAATCTTAACTAAATCTTTATTTTCACATTGCGTAAtcttaacttatttaaaataatttacattatatattaataaacacttttagttaaatattaaaatataaaaacaatcaATTTATCTATTATAACCACATACTAATAATCAATTTCTCTATTGTAACCACATAGTAATAAACCTGTAATATACCGATTAACTCGACTAAAACTTGTTTGAcaaatattgataataaaatagatttaaatatcatatgttatagttatattagtaaattaaataactaaatttatgacattatatttatcttttaaaagATAATAGTATTGTTTATTGAAGATTTTACGACtttagaaattagaattttacaATTGCAAAGATTGCTTATTTGTAGAGTAGGATAATTCATACGAATCGTATTGatccaaactcaaacccaaacccaaataatgaaataataatagtaattattacAAATATGATATTTCAACATTTAGTCATCATATTCTGATGACTAAATCAACcgttaataaatttaatttatcactattaaaattacatatatcTACAACAATCCAATAATATATATCTACTTTCATGATTGTGTTGtaacaattaaattactaataattaaatttaataccaCAAGTTATCATGTTAGTAATATTGCTCGATTACATGTATAACCGAATTATTTGTGATAGTACTATGcaattattttctattgtgTCATGACACTATATTTAGAACTAaataattagtactagtaaataTAGTAATGATGtcactaataattaaataaaaataatattagccAAAATTATTACTCAAACAGAAAGACGTAACAAACACGATTCCTCCAATGTGCCTAAATTCATTAGAATATCTCATTCACTACTACATAAATGTAGTACTTCCGTAACAATGAACAACCTAGAaaagggaaataaatataagaaaaatctTTAATTCGTTTCAATTCTTATTAACAAACTTGTTCACAAATTAATTTCCAAAGCTAAACTCTACGCGTTTATATTATACTGAGATCACACAAAATAGAGCTAAATAAGGATAGAgtgagtaaataaaaatagtgtgCGTAAAACTCCACACCAGCCGTCGATTCGCCACATCTGTACGGCGCGGATGATTTGCAATTCAAAAGCGCCAGCTCATCACCTTCACCaccattatttaattcataatttatacgCTTCTCCTTtccttataaattaa
This window contains:
- the LOC125204879 gene encoding serine/threonine-protein kinase STY8-like isoform X1, which codes for MGDSESCSSRQSEWSPLQTRKRRQKIEVFHEVLCRLRELEIEEAAEPGFEDELWAHFNMFPLRYALDFNTERAEDALVHKKLLSMARDPLTRPAVDVRPVQGRPTCDGNSGNTVHSSFTKGGNALLSDSVPPVFGPSENFELAFKANESNAQDDNSSVSRKSYLLRSVDILCCFYFCRPMHEITISTKDKAKLLSGLTSLMSEIGLNIQEAHAFCTIDGYSLDVFVVGGWEEGADRLKATLVKEIPYIEKRLVKHELVSPAVGLEQIGFSIQSCHVEIPIDGSDVWEIDSDLLEFEYKIAAGSNGDMYKGLYRSQDVAIKCFKTDSLNKDMQREFSQEVYILRKVRHKNVVQFIGSCTRPPLLCIVTEFMSGGSVYDALHKQTGVLKLPAMLKVAIDVSRGMCYLHENNIIHRDLKAANLLMDENEVVKIADFGVARVLVQSGVMTAETGTYRWMAPEVCLSLFLVVIEHKPYNHKADVFSFGVMLWELLTGKVPYAQLTPLQAAVGVVQKGLRPTIPRHTHPLVVELLERCWQQDPSLRPEFSEIIEILQSISKKIFEEESYQKEKSGRAMMFYMTKEGPDG
- the LOC125204879 gene encoding serine/threonine-protein kinase STY8-like isoform X2; its protein translation is MGDSESCSSRQSEWSPLQTRKRRQKIEVFHEVLCRLRELEIEEAAEPGFEDELWAHFNMFPLRYALDFNTERAEDALVHKKLLSMARDPLTRPAVDVRPVQGRPTCDGNSGNTVHSSFTKGGNALLSDSVPPVFGPSENFELAFKANESNAQDDNSSVSRKSYLLRSVDILCCFYFCRPMHEITISTKDKAKLLSGLTSLMSEIGLNIQEAHAFCTIDGYSLDVFVVGGWEEGADRLKATLVKEIPYIEKRLVKHELVSPAVGLEQIGFSIQSCHVEIPIDGSDVWEIDSDLLEFEYKIAAGSNGDMYKGLYRSQDVAIKCFKTDSLNKDMQREFSQEVYILRKVRHKNVVQFIGSCTRPPLLCIVTEFMSGGSVYDALHKQTGVLKLPAMLKVAIDVSRGMCYLHENNIIHRDLKAANLLMDENEVVKIADFGVARVLVQSGVMTAETGTYRWMAPEVIEHKPYNHKADVFSFGVMLWELLTGKVPYAQLTPLQAAVGVVQKGLRPTIPRHTHPLVVELLERCWQQDPSLRPEFSEIIEILQSISKKIFEEESYQKEKSGRAMMFYMTKEGPDG
- the LOC125204879 gene encoding serine/threonine-protein kinase STY46-like isoform X3 → MGDSESCSSRQSEWSPLQTRKRRQKIEVFHEVLCRLRELEIEEAAEPGFEDELWAHFNMFPLRYALDFNTERAEDALVHKKLLSMARDPLTRPAVDVRPVQGRPTCDGNSGNTVHSSFTKGGNALLSDSVPPVFGPSENFELAFKANESNAQDDNSSVSRKSYLLRPMHEITISTKDKAKLLSGLTSLMSEIGLNIQEAHAFCTIDGYSLDVFVVGGWEEGADRLKATLVKEIPYIEKRLVKHELVSPAVGLEQIGFSIQSCHVEIPIDGSDVWEIDSDLLEFEYKIAAGSNGDMYKGLYRSQDVAIKCFKTDSLNKDMQREFSQEVYILRKVRHKNVVQFIGSCTRPPLLCIVTEFMSGGSVYDALHKQTGVLKLPAMLKVAIDVSRGMCYLHENNIIHRDLKAANLLMDENEVVKIADFGVARVLVQSGVMTAETGTYRWMAPEVCLSLFLVVIEHKPYNHKADVFSFGVMLWELLTGKVPYAQLTPLQAAVGVVQKGLRPTIPRHTHPLVVELLERCWQQDPSLRPEFSEIIEILQSISKKIFEEESYQKEKSGRAMMFYMTKEGPDG
- the LOC125204879 gene encoding serine/threonine-protein kinase STY46-like isoform X4; this translates as MGDSESCSSRQSEWSPLQTRKRRQKIEVFHEVLCRLRELEIEEAAEPGFEDELWAHFNMFPLRYALDFNTERAEDALVHKKLLSMARDPLTRPAVDVRPVQGRPTCDGNSGNTVHSSFTKGGNALLSDSVPPVFGPSENFELAFKANESNAQDDNSSVSRKSYLLRPMHEITISTKDKAKLLSGLTSLMSEIGLNIQEAHAFCTIDGYSLDVFVVGGWEEGADRLKATLVKEIPYIEKRLVKHELVSPAVGLEQIGFSIQSCHVEIPIDGSDVWEIDSDLLEFEYKIAAGSNGDMYKGLYRSQDVAIKCFKTDSLNKDMQREFSQEVYILRKVRHKNVVQFIGSCTRPPLLCIVTEFMSGGSVYDALHKQTGVLKLPAMLKVAIDVSRGMCYLHENNIIHRDLKAANLLMDENEVVKIADFGVARVLVQSGVMTAETGTYRWMAPEVIEHKPYNHKADVFSFGVMLWELLTGKVPYAQLTPLQAAVGVVQKGLRPTIPRHTHPLVVELLERCWQQDPSLRPEFSEIIEILQSISKKIFEEESYQKEKSGRAMMFYMTKEGPDG